From the Synechococcus sp. WH 8016 genome, the window CACAACGAATCTACCCTTGACTTAATTTACTCTAAAAGTATTTATATTCCCTAGATTAATCACCACAGCTTGAAGATTTGATCACCATCACGAATGCCATTGGCTCGTCTAAATCTCGCTGCTATCTAGTGCCACTCGTCAGGGATTTGGTTGAGCCGCATATCAAACGCAAGCGGTAGTTGCTGCTGCCCAGGCGATACACGCTTTTTCTTGCTTCTTTGATGACCTCTTGTCTCAACCAATCGCTTCAGCATCCTTGAGCCCCAATGGCACCTAGAGCCGCCTTTGCTTTTGTGCCGGTAGTTCTGGCAGAACCATGCATATCGCCTGGAACATCCCTTCAGGCTTGATGCCAGTTGCAGAAAGCTTGGGTGCCATTCGCTGATGCCATCACATGCCAACCGTCCGTAATGCCCGTAATTGGAATAGGGGTCATAAAACCCTTTTCTTATTCCTGCTGCCTTTGGATTGGCGTGGATATAACGCAATGTATTCAGCACTCGCCTGTGGTCTGTTGGAGCAATTGCAGTGGCGTAATACCTTGCTTCCCAAAAGTGCCCGCAACGACCACTCAGGCGATTAAGTGCCATCGCTGAATACCAACCAAACCAATGCATCAGCTTTGGCAGTTGGCGTGCATCATCAGGTCTCACCAGCAAGTGCAGGTGATTAGCCATCAGGCACACCGCATACAAGCGATGAGGCACCTTTTGCTTGGCTTTAGAGAGCACAGCTAACAGCACATCTCGCCTCAATCCTTTGGCAATCAAAAACTGACGGCTGTTGCACCGCAGCGTGATGTGAAAGGAATAACCCTGTGGCAGATAGCGTGGTAAGCGTGACACTGGAGAAGAGCAACTTGCATTGACCTATTACCTTGATGCTCTGCCCTTAGGGGTCTTGGCGTATTCCTGTTGGATTTGACTGATAAGAAGACCCTGCAGGTCTCTATAAGCCCGATTGACCTTCTGCACCTCAATCAACATCGCTGCTTCCACATCAGGCAGGCGAATAGCAATGGTTTTCATTTGTTTTTCTCCAGTCGCTCCAACTTCTCCGCAATCGCTGCACGACAGAATGCTGAGATATTGAGATGCTGGCTTCTTTTCAGCAGGAGCAGTGCCTGGTGGAGTTGTTGGGCATCATCTTCTGGGTAAGTGATTGTGAGTTGATTTCTTCTCATTTCTTTTGGGGTGATAGGTCGCTATTGAATGGGTCAAGGGCAATCAGCTCCAAACTCGTCTGTTTTCCCAAATAACTGCTGATGCGTTTGTAGTCATCATCCTGTTGGCTGATGCGTTGAATATCTATGGATTTCCATTTAGACAATGCCTTGACCTTATTGGGAAGTCGCTTGCGAAACAGGGCTTCCATCTCAACTTGGGTATTTAGGCTCTCTGGTAACTTCTCAACAATCAGGTGCGTGTGAAACTGACCTGTGCCTTGGTGGCTGGTTTCGTGGAAAAACAGCATCTTGGGGTAGGGGTATTCACCAGCACCCTTGATGCTCTTATCACGGCTCTTGTAGATGATGCGATGCAGTTTTCGCTTGAGGTCAGCGACATCTTTGAGTAACTCATCTTCTTTGCTGTGGTGGTCTCGGTAGTGAAAGCTGATGAGCCACCAAGGGTTGATGCTTTGGAGCTCGCCTTTGATGAGGCGTTTGATATTCCGTTTCAACCTTTGGGCTTGCCTGCGCTCTTCTTGTTGTATTGATTTCACTTGAGTTTCTCCTGTTTCTTCTCACGCTGAGACACTGACACCAACTCCTTGGCATCCAGCACATCTCTTCTGTTAGTTGCTCGCAGCTTGCCGCTATGCGGTTGTTGCTTCTCAATCCACCGAGTAAGCACTGCAAGCGTTAGTTATTTATGCGAGTTGCACCTTTTACAGGGTCGGCAGATGTGGATTGACTGATACGCCAATATCTGCAGGCAAAGCCAACAAGAGCGACACATCACGCAGGCTTGTTTTTATTGCTATTTCCGCCGTATATCAAGCCCTGACGCACCCACTTTTATAGCTTGGCTCATAACATCTTTTTTGATTATTCATTTCACGCTGTCTGCCAAGTCGGCATCTTCAATCTGCCTGTTGGCTTGGCATAGGTATCAAGCAGCATCTTGGTGGAGTGCCCTGCTGCCGCTGCCAAGTCCGCTGGGGAGTTTGCCATCGCCAATGCGTGAGACAGGAAACTATGGCGTTGGGCGTAAAGACGGCGGGGCTTCAATCCACAGCGTTGCAATGACCGCTTCCAAACACGACCCACAAGATGGTCGTAGATATTCGTGTGACTGGTGGGGGCGACAAACACCAGCCCATAAGGGTCGTAAATCTCCAGCAGCTCCATCTCAGCCTTGTGCTGTCTCAACACCTCCAGCACTTGTGCGGTCAGTGGCACAACCCTCTCTCTTCCTGTCTTCGTGGTTGCCCAGCTGTGATGACCTGAGGAATAGCCATCACGCCTCAAGCTCTTGCAGACCAGCACCTCTCCCTCCTCCCATCGGATGCAATCCCAGGTCAATCCCCTGATTTCGGCATTACGCAGCCCTGTGCTGAGCCACAGCAGAAACAGCGGGTAATACCAGGGCTCGTTGCTCTCCAGGTCGCTCAGCACTGCCTGGATTTCATCCACGCTCAGCACATCGCTCTGCACTGACCGCCGCTGCCACTTGAGTTTGTGAGAAAACAAATGGCGGTTGCCACCGCTGCATTGGCGGTAGTGGGTCATCAGCCCAGCGATGGTGCAGTCGCTCAAGCCACGCTCCTCTCTCAACCAACGCAAAAACTCCTCTGCATCGCTTCTGTTGCGGATGGGCTTTCCGTAGTGCTCCAGCAGCTTGTGGGCGTGGATTGCGGCTGCCTGGCGTTTGCTCTCTGCCCTCATCCTCAACG encodes:
- a CDS encoding site-specific integrase, which gives rise to MRKPPSLRNNNGTLQVRVRIDGRDAFINRLGRWDDPVAVAKAHAIAAQIWSDYQQGSFDRSLMAYQPLVNGKQVGLLEALRMRAESKRQAAAIHAHKLLEHYGKPIRNRSDAEEFLRWLREERGLSDCTIAGLMTHYRQCSGGNRHLFSHKLKWQRRSVQSDVLSVDEIQAVLSDLESNEPWYYPLFLLWLSTGLRNAEIRGLTWDCIRWEEGEVLVCKSLRRDGYSSGHHSWATTKTGRERVVPLTAQVLEVLRQHKAEMELLEIYDPYGLVFVAPTSHTNIYDHLVGRVWKRSLQRCGLKPRRLYAQRHSFLSHALAMANSPADLAAAAGHSTKMLLDTYAKPTGRLKMPTWQTA